In the Tissierellales bacterium genome, one interval contains:
- the rplJ gene encoding 50S ribosomal protein L10 — protein MNQQILEQKKAMVQEIKAKIEEAQSVVLVDYRGLNVEEVTELRKKCTEAGVELKVYKNSLMKFAFKEAGYDAFEEFLVGPNAIAISKEDSVAAAKTANDFAKNHEKLEIKAGIVDGEVMDLAKISAIANLPSKEHLLTQLAVGLNASIVKFARAIQAIVDKEDAEPVAE, from the coding sequence ATGAATCAACAAATCCTAGAACAAAAGAAAGCTATGGTACAAGAAATCAAAGCTAAGATCGAAGAAGCACAATCAGTTGTATTGGTAGACTATAGAGGTCTTAATGTTGAAGAAGTTACAGAGCTTAGAAAGAAATGTACTGAAGCGGGTGTTGAGCTAAAGGTATACAAAAACTCTTTGATGAAATTTGCATTCAAAGAGGCAGGATATGATGCATTTGAAGAATTCTTAGTAGGACCAAATGCTATTGCTATCTCAAAAGAGGATTCAGTAGCAGCTGCAAAAACTGCTAATGATTTTGCAAAAAATCATGAAAAATTAGAGATTAAAGCAGGTATCGTTGATGGAGAAGTAATGGATTTAGCGAAAATTTCAGCTATTGCAAACTTACCATCAAAAGAGCATCTACTTACTCAATTGGCTGTTGGCTTAAATGCTTCTATCGTCAAGTTTGCTAGAGCGATCCAAGCAATCGTTGACAAAGAAGATGCAGAACCAGTAGCAGAATAA
- the rplA gene encoding 50S ribosomal protein L1, with protein sequence MPKHGKRYEEALKAVDKAKLYDAEEALKLVKDNAKAKFDETIEVSVKLGVDGRHADQQVRGAIVLPHGTGKTKKVLVVAKGDKLKEAEAAGADFFGENEIVDKIQKENWFDFDVIVATPDMMGVIGRLGRVLGPKGLMPNPKSGTVTFDVEKAVKEIKAGKVEYRLDKTNIIHVPIGKASFEQTQLDENFKTLMDAIVKAKPASAKGKYLKSVSISSTMGPGVRVNGSKIMGA encoded by the coding sequence ATGCCAAAGCATGGAAAAAGATATGAAGAAGCGCTTAAAGCAGTAGATAAAGCTAAACTTTATGATGCTGAAGAAGCTCTTAAGTTAGTTAAAGATAACGCTAAAGCGAAATTTGATGAAACAATTGAAGTATCAGTTAAATTAGGTGTTGACGGTAGACATGCTGATCAACAAGTTAGAGGTGCTATTGTTTTACCACATGGTACAGGTAAAACTAAAAAGGTACTTGTTGTTGCTAAAGGTGACAAATTAAAAGAAGCTGAAGCTGCAGGAGCAGATTTCTTCGGCGAAAACGAAATTGTAGATAAAATCCAAAAAGAAAACTGGTTTGATTTCGATGTTATCGTAGCTACACCAGATATGATGGGCGTTATCGGTAGATTAGGTAGAGTATTAGGACCAAAAGGTTTAATGCCAAATCCTAAGTCTGGAACAGTAACTTTCGATGTTGAAAAAGCTGTTAAAGAAATCAAAGCTGGAAAAGTAGAATATAGATTAGATAAAACAAATATTATTCACGTTCCAATCGGAAAAGCTTCTTTCGAGCAAACACAATTGGATGAAAACTTTAAAACTTTAATGGATGCTATAGTTAAAGCTAAGCCAGCATCTGCTAAAGGTAAGTACTTGAAGAGCGTTAGTATTTCTAGTACAATGGGTCCTGGCGTTAGAGTTAATGGATCAAAAATTATGGGTGCATAA
- the rplK gene encoding 50S ribosomal protein L11 — protein sequence MAKKVMAVVKLQIPAGKATPAPPVGTALGPHGVNIMGFCKEFNAKTADQPGMIIPVVLTVYQDRSFSFITKTPPVAVLLKKAAGLETASGEPNKKKVAKLNSDAIRKIAETKMPDLNANTVEAAMSMVAGTARSMGIEVE from the coding sequence ATGGCTAAAAAAGTAATGGCTGTTGTAAAATTACAAATTCCAGCTGGAAAGGCAACACCAGCTCCACCAGTAGGTACTGCATTAGGTCCACATGGTGTTAACATCATGGGATTCTGTAAAGAATTTAATGCAAAAACTGCTGATCAACCTGGTATGATTATTCCAGTTGTATTGACTGTATATCAAGATAGATCTTTTAGTTTTATCACAAAAACTCCACCTGTAGCGGTGTTGTTAAAGAAAGCGGCAGGTCTTGAGACTGCTTCTGGAGAACCTAACAAAAAGAAGGTTGCAAAATTAAATTCAGATGCTATCAGAAAGATTGCTGAAACAAAAATGCCTGACTTAAATGCAAACACAGTAGAAGCTGCTATGAGCATGGTTGCTGGAACTGCAAGAAGTATGGGTATCGAAGTAGAATAA